In Choristoneura fumiferana chromosome 21, NRCan_CFum_1, whole genome shotgun sequence, a single genomic region encodes these proteins:
- the LOC141439750 gene encoding uncharacterized protein: MTKICAACCKTMTTSQSIQCTKCESGYHHVCVNIRDPRKLSENTIKEWVCPVCQSNMPKKGNSNTPVRASTQSDNNTTSSNSANTNVTLRPQNRKGTSPLVSHEIGSDSDAITSLSTEVKLMRQEMRKMSEHMENLTKSFSQCNARLDNYESRFIALAKRIQVLEDREIGNEVLRQKVSELEEQLNTQIQTRLSNEIEIAGVNECPNESKMHIVLTAAQKIGLPLSEDDIDHVTRAGPKGSSSGDSRPRPLVVKFVRRAKRNDFLKAAKSRHNVTSASINVDGPSRKLYFNERLTKANRLLFREAREWSKNAGFKYCWTRNGIILIRKKPGCPEYVIRSAADLDRFHNTISPDEPENAEQPAVPSTPQGQE, encoded by the coding sequence atgacaaaaatttGTGCTGCTTGCTGTAAAACAATGACAACTTCACAAAGCATCCAATGcactaaatgcgaaagtggtTATCACCATGTTTGTGTCAATATACGCGACCCTCGCAAGCTTAGTGAAAACACAATAAAGGAGTGGGTGTGCCCCGTATGTCAGAGCAATATGCCTAAGAAAGGAAATTCAAATACTCCAGTTCGAGCGTCCACGCAATCTGACAACAACACAACTAGTAGCAATAGTGCAAATACAAATGTGACCTTGCGCCCCCAGAACCGCAAAGGTACCTCGCCCCTGGTGTCCCACGAAATCGGCTCAGACTCTGATGCAATAACATCACTATCAACTGAGGTCAAATTAATGCGGCAAGAAATGAGGAAAATGAGCGAACACATGGAAAATCTCACCAAGTCTTTCTCGCAGTGTAATGCGCGTTTAGATAATTATGAAAGTCGTTTCATCGCGCTCGCCAAGCGGATCCAGGTACTCGAAGATCGTGAAATAGGAAATGAAGTTCTTCGCCAAAAAGTTTCAGAGCTAGAAGAGCAACTcaacacacaaatacaaactCGACTGAGCAACGAAATTGAAATCGCAGGTGTAAACGAATGCCCTAATGAGAGTAAAATGCACATAGTACTTACCGCTGCTCAGAAGATAGGATTACCATTATCAGAGGACGACATTGACCACGTGACCAGGGCTGGTCCTAAAGGGTCATCAAGTGGGGACAGCAGGCCTCGGCCATTGGTGGTCAAATTTGTGAGACGTGCCAAGAGAAACGATTTCCTGAAAGCAGCAAAGAGCAGACACAATGTGACCTCTGCATCAATCAATGTAGACGGCCCCTCGAGGAAGTTGTACTTCAACGAGAGATTGACAAAGGCAAACCGCTTGTTATTTCGTGAGGCAAGGGAGTGGTCAAAAAACGCCGGTTTCAAGTACTGCTGGACAAGAAATGGGATCATCCTCATACGCAAGAAGCCCGGTTGCCCGGAATATGTCATCAGGAGTGCTGCTGATCTTGACAGATTCCACAACACAATCAGTCCAGATGAGCCCGAGAACGCCGAGCAGCCCGCGGTTCCCAGCACGCCTCAGGGCCAGGAGTGA